TGGGCGGCGTGGTGGTGTGTCGCGTGCGGGGAAGGGGGGTTCATACGGCCACGCTAAGCGGCCCGGCCGCGTACGGCCCGGCCGTTCCCCGCCTGGGCAAGGAAGAGGCGGACCGTGCTGCCGCACGCGCAAGAAGCGGGCGCCGAGGAGTGGTCAGGACGACGGGCGCGCGGGCCGGCCGGTGTCCTCGCCGCGCTGGTGGCCGCGGCGGGCATCGCGGTCGAAGATGCCCAGGATCTCGCACGGTCCGCCCTCCGCCCCGATCGCGTGCGGCAGCATCGTGGGGAACTCCGCCGCCTGGTTGGTCTCGATCCGCAGCCGCCGGTTGCCCAGCAGCAGGGTCGCGGTGCCGGACAGCACGACGAGCCATTCGTGGCCCGGGTGGGCCCGCATCCGGGAGGGGTTGCCGGGCGGCGGGTTGGTCATGCGCTGCCGTACGACGGTCACGCCGGGCTGCGCCTTGAGCGGCCAGCTCTGCTGCCCGCGGGCCGCGTCGATCGCCGGGTGGGAGACGACGTCGTCGGCGGCGGTCTCGACCAGCTGGTCGAGGGAGGTGTCCAGCGCGCGGGCGAGGGTGACGAGCTGGTCCAGGGCCAGCCGCCGCCGTCCGGTCTCGATCCGGCTGAGCGTGGACTGGCTGAGCCTGGCCCGGGCGGCCAGTTCCTCCAGGGACCACCCCTGCGCCATCCGCAGGGCACGGATGCGCTTGCGCACCAGACTGTCCAGATCGCCGTCAGTGTCTTGCGTCATGAGCAGCATCGTATGCCGCACCGGCAACGCCTGCGCGCCCGCCGCTCCCGGAGCGCCCGGTCCGCGAGCGGCGTGGCGGCGCGGCAGTCGGTCCTACTTGCTCTGCAACTTCCCCAGTGGGTCGCGCCCCTCCTCCAGAGCGGCGGCCGCCGCCTGCCAGCCGGTGTCGCCCGGAACGAGGGCGTCGCGCAGGAAGGCCGTCGTGAGCCGTTGGATCAGCGCGACACGCGCGGGGCTCTCGTCCGTTGTCGACGTCACCTCCTGGCCGTAGATGCCGCCGAGCGAGTGCTCCGCCCCGGACAGCGTGAGCAGACTCTTCGGGGCCGGGCTGTAGAAGTAGGGGTCGGTGAACCAGTCCGGACCGCGGGTCGAGAGGAGGGACTGGTCGTTGTCCCCGGCGACGATGAGGGCCGGCGCGGTCATCCCGTCGAACGAGGGCTTCATGAAGGAGAAGTTCTCGGCGGCGAACGGCGTCAGGCTGTCCCCGAGGCCGGTCAGCGCGAGCAGGACGCCAGCCGTGACCCGGCTGTCGGTCATGTCCTCGCCGGGCACGCCCTCGTCGTCCAGCACGCGCGCACCCAGCAGGGTGCTCACCGACTGTGCGCCCCAGGAGTGGCCGGCCACGGCGATCCTGCCGTGGTCGAGCCGCCCGGCGAGGCCCGGCACCGCGGCTTCCAGCAGGGGGAGGTGGTCCAGCACACGGACCAGATCCTCGATGCGGTGACGCCAGATGCGCGGTGTGCGGGGGTCCTCGGGGGGAAGGGCGAGCGTCCGGGAATCGAGGTGGGTGGGCTGGACGACCGCGAAACCGGAGGCGGCCCAGTAGTCCACCAGCGGACCGTACTCGTTCATCGATCCGCCGAAGCCGTGCGAGAAGACGACGATCGGCAAGTCACCGCCGCTCGCGGGGGCGGAGACGCGGACCTGGAGGTCGTCGCCGCGTCCCGGGGCGGGCAGGAGGACCGGGCGCAGGGAGATCACCGGGGTGGGCGGGGGAGCGGTCTCCCGCAGGTCGGCCGTGTTCGGCATGGGTCGAGCCTTCCGTTCGGTATGTGTGGTGGTGAGAGGCGTCCCCAGGGAGCGCCGGGGCGCGCGGATGGACGCCACGCCGTGGAGCTGCCAGGATGGACAGAAGCGGAACGTTGCTCCGCTCACGATACGGAACATTGCTCCGCTTCGCAATGTTCCCGGGAACGGCCACGTGCGGAAAAGGAGCACCACGGTGAACGACGGCGCCACACGGGTGGCCGGGGGCAGACGCAAGGACGCCCGGCGCAATGAGCAGACGCTGCTGGACGCGGCCGCCGAGGTCTTCGTGGCCTCGGGAGTGGACGCGCCCGTGCGCGACATCGCGGCCCGGGCCGGCGTCGGCATGGGCACGCTCTACCGGCACTTCCCCACCCGGGCCGACCTCGTCATCGCCGTCTACCGGCACCAG
The DNA window shown above is from Streptomyces sp. NBC_00670 and carries:
- a CDS encoding helix-turn-helix domain-containing protein, whose translation is MTQDTDGDLDSLVRKRIRALRMAQGWSLEELAARARLSQSTLSRIETGRRRLALDQLVTLARALDTSLDQLVETAADDVVSHPAIDAARGQQSWPLKAQPGVTVVRQRMTNPPPGNPSRMRAHPGHEWLVVLSGTATLLLGNRRLRIETNQAAEFPTMLPHAIGAEGGPCEILGIFDRDARRGHQRGEDTGRPARPSS
- a CDS encoding alpha/beta hydrolase family protein, which produces MPNTADLRETAPPPTPVISLRPVLLPAPGRGDDLQVRVSAPASGGDLPIVVFSHGFGGSMNEYGPLVDYWAASGFAVVQPTHLDSRTLALPPEDPRTPRIWRHRIEDLVRVLDHLPLLEAAVPGLAGRLDHGRIAVAGHSWGAQSVSTLLGARVLDDEGVPGEDMTDSRVTAGVLLALTGLGDSLTPFAAENFSFMKPSFDGMTAPALIVAGDNDQSLLSTRGPDWFTDPYFYSPAPKSLLTLSGAEHSLGGIYGQEVTSTTDESPARVALIQRLTTAFLRDALVPGDTGWQAAAAALEEGRDPLGKLQSK